From Lujinxingia litoralis, one genomic window encodes:
- a CDS encoding oligosaccharide flippase family protein has protein sequence MSAQERATEAAKPMDEASVKQAGRGFLIITAAKVWFLVTSAVIQLGLPIMLGSAEAFGVFKIITESIGLINMVMITGTLNAVSKLVSEQPDQAGRLVNMAVRMQLMLGVPVAALYALGAPWIAASFNDASLTPLLRLSALIILFYAFYAIFVGYFNGLKEFARQASLDFGFSTLKMLGIVGLVLLGFGVAGAVAGFVGAAGIICTVAGIWLFRRERVRRAQGLASPTLDKAQTRQAFKRLLNYLVLIMLYTFALNGLMRADFFVLKAIASGVPEHLSGMESLFSLMSNKFAGFYGAVLNVARIPYQGVIAVTFVIFPMISQATFSEDTGQTRAYVRSTLRYCSMLIAAVAMVLAFNADSIIGALYSSDYQAASVALSILSVSIIFFALFYVATTMIIGSGHPLAAVVIMGASLALSAVLNYVFLTRTHAEVMAAMSPVVPVAPTGDALSVVSAAAAQAEASANFAAPFLLRAPDYMQSAAIATTIAMVLGCLLSVGWLWRTFGAAPPWATLGRLVLAAGVLWGIDLVMPLPVSLVAEQGKVVYLAMVVGKMASMGVALLATLFFTREFTATDMARLKAVISKKKGKA, from the coding sequence ATGAGCGCGCAAGAGAGAGCAACCGAGGCGGCAAAGCCGATGGATGAAGCGTCGGTGAAGCAGGCCGGACGGGGCTTTTTGATCATTACCGCAGCCAAGGTCTGGTTCCTGGTGACCAGCGCGGTGATTCAGCTGGGGCTGCCGATCATGCTGGGCAGCGCCGAGGCCTTTGGGGTCTTTAAGATCATCACCGAGTCGATCGGGCTCATTAACATGGTGATGATCACCGGGACGCTCAACGCGGTGAGCAAGCTGGTGAGCGAGCAGCCCGATCAGGCCGGGCGCCTGGTCAACATGGCCGTGCGCATGCAGCTGATGCTCGGGGTGCCGGTGGCCGCGCTCTACGCGCTGGGGGCCCCCTGGATCGCCGCCAGTTTTAATGACGCGAGTCTGACGCCCCTGCTGCGTCTGTCGGCGTTGATCATCTTGTTCTACGCCTTCTACGCGATCTTCGTGGGCTACTTTAACGGGCTCAAGGAGTTCGCCCGTCAGGCCAGCCTGGATTTCGGGTTCTCCACGCTGAAGATGCTCGGGATCGTGGGCCTGGTGCTCCTGGGCTTCGGGGTGGCCGGGGCGGTGGCCGGGTTTGTGGGGGCGGCCGGCATCATCTGCACGGTGGCCGGGATCTGGCTCTTTCGCCGCGAGCGCGTCCGGCGGGCGCAGGGCCTGGCCAGCCCGACCCTGGATAAGGCCCAGACGCGCCAGGCCTTTAAGCGCCTGCTCAATTATCTGGTCCTGATCATGCTCTACACCTTCGCGCTCAACGGGTTGATGCGCGCGGACTTCTTTGTGCTCAAGGCCATCGCCTCCGGGGTGCCCGAGCACTTAAGCGGGATGGAGTCGCTCTTCTCGCTGATGAGCAACAAGTTCGCCGGGTTCTACGGCGCGGTGCTCAACGTGGCGCGCATCCCCTATCAGGGCGTGATCGCGGTGACCTTTGTGATTTTCCCGATGATCAGCCAGGCGACCTTCAGCGAGGACACCGGGCAGACCCGGGCCTATGTGCGCAGCACGCTGCGCTACTGCTCGATGTTGATCGCGGCGGTGGCGATGGTGCTGGCGTTTAACGCCGACTCGATCATCGGGGCGCTCTACTCCTCGGACTATCAGGCGGCGTCGGTGGCGCTCTCGATCCTGAGCGTGTCGATCATCTTCTTTGCGCTCTTTTATGTGGCCACGACGATGATCATCGGCTCGGGGCACCCGCTGGCGGCGGTGGTGATCATGGGGGCCTCGCTGGCGCTGAGCGCGGTGCTCAACTACGTGTTTCTGACGCGCACCCACGCCGAGGTCATGGCCGCTATGAGCCCGGTGGTACCGGTGGCGCCCACCGGCGATGCGCTCTCGGTGGTCTCGGCGGCCGCCGCCCAGGCCGAGGCTTCGGCGAATTTTGCGGCGCCCTTTTTGCTGCGGGCGCCCGACTACATGCAGTCGGCGGCCATCGCCACCACGATCGCGATGGTGCTCGGATGCCTGCTCTCGGTGGGCTGGCTCTGGCGGACCTTCGGGGCGGCGCCGCCCTGGGCCACGCTGGGACGTCTGGTGCTGGCCGCCGGGGTGCTCTGGGGCATCGATCTGGTGATGCCCCTGCCGGTGAGCCTGGTCGCCGAGCAGGGCAAGGTCGTGTACCTGGCCATGGTCGTGGGCAAGATGGCTTCGATGGGGGTGGCGCTGCTGGCCACGCTCTTTTTCACCCGGGAGTTCACGGCGACGGATATGGCGCGGCTCAAGGCCGTGATCAGCAAAAAGAAGGGGAAAGCATGA
- the dnaX gene encoding DNA polymerase III subunit gamma/tau, which produces MSMSYVVLARKWRPEHFEEVVGQGHVARTLKNAIEQDRVHHAYLFCGARGVGKTSTARILAKALNCHQGPTATPCYQCPSCLEISRGQSVDVFEIDGASNRGINEIRELREGVRYAPSRDRNKIYIIDEVHMLTTEAFNALLKTLEEPPPHARFIFATTEPQKIPVTILSRCQRFDFKRIGQNDIVEHLEHLCRHEGIDAERAALQIVARQAAGGMRDALSLLDQIISFSGKTIREAEIAEVLGVANRRHLFDLSEAVLAGDAERALVVVDEVNRYGYDLQQFASELVTHFRDLMVTAVVQDPEKVTELTESELAIARRQIEGKAQELLHRCFSVMVEGAQKMHRSPYPRLIFEMTLVRLAALEPMVGLDLLIDRLSLLEEALSEDIGGEIAWPERPAAPAAPALSAPGAAEKKTLSPAESEPGDPAEDARKAEEARKAEEARKAEEARKAEEARKAEEARKAEEARKAEEARKAEEARKAEEERKAEEARKAEEARKAEEARKAEEARKAEEARKAEEARKAQEAARASAPTTDAEGWSVDGYEALMRPEDEASFEEPAPSPEPAPSPELAAPPEPAPTPELAAPPEPAPSPELAAPPEPAPSPEPAPSPEPAPAPEPAPSPEPAPAPELAAPEPSDADTAVAEAPRPPKSRVPVPLARVDLSEIAVPDVSGLESARDRWKAVVEFLRKGNAPVAAACEYAYVQRFDEGQVHLSFTQKFVDIAQEDARKAAIETAVARIFGASWKVIIERIEAEATAGVTNLAEEREEDIRRRRAALVEDVRTDPVVAQAQSLFGASDVRVSVKLFDE; this is translated from the coding sequence ATGTCGATGTCGTACGTGGTGTTGGCCAGAAAGTGGCGCCCCGAGCATTTCGAAGAGGTCGTGGGCCAGGGGCATGTGGCCCGCACGCTCAAGAACGCGATCGAGCAGGACCGGGTGCACCATGCGTACCTCTTCTGCGGCGCGCGCGGGGTGGGCAAGACCTCCACGGCCCGCATTCTGGCCAAGGCGCTCAACTGCCACCAGGGGCCCACGGCCACGCCCTGTTATCAGTGCCCATCGTGCCTGGAGATCTCCAGGGGGCAGTCGGTGGATGTCTTTGAGATCGACGGCGCGTCGAACCGGGGCATCAACGAGATCCGCGAGCTGCGCGAGGGGGTGCGCTACGCCCCGAGCCGCGACCGCAACAAGATCTACATCATCGACGAAGTGCACATGCTTACCACCGAGGCCTTCAACGCGCTGTTGAAGACTCTTGAGGAGCCCCCGCCCCACGCGCGCTTTATCTTTGCGACGACCGAGCCGCAGAAGATTCCGGTGACGATTTTGAGTCGTTGCCAGCGTTTTGATTTCAAGCGCATCGGGCAGAACGATATCGTCGAGCACCTGGAGCATCTGTGCCGCCATGAGGGGATCGACGCCGAGCGGGCCGCGCTGCAGATCGTGGCACGTCAGGCCGCCGGCGGGATGCGCGACGCGCTGAGCCTGCTCGATCAGATCATCAGTTTTTCGGGGAAGACGATTCGGGAGGCCGAGATCGCCGAGGTGCTCGGCGTGGCCAACCGTCGCCATCTCTTCGACCTCTCGGAGGCGGTGCTGGCCGGCGACGCCGAGCGCGCGCTGGTGGTGGTCGATGAGGTGAACCGCTACGGCTACGATCTGCAGCAATTTGCCTCGGAGCTGGTCACGCATTTCCGCGATCTGATGGTGACCGCGGTGGTGCAGGACCCGGAGAAGGTCACCGAGCTCACCGAGAGTGAGCTGGCGATCGCCCGGCGCCAGATTGAGGGCAAGGCCCAGGAGCTCTTGCACCGCTGCTTCAGCGTGATGGTGGAGGGCGCGCAGAAGATGCACCGCTCTCCCTACCCCCGGCTCATCTTTGAGATGACCCTGGTGCGTCTGGCGGCGCTGGAGCCGATGGTGGGGCTGGATCTCTTGATCGACCGGTTGAGTCTGCTCGAAGAGGCGCTCTCGGAGGATATCGGCGGGGAGATCGCCTGGCCGGAGCGGCCCGCGGCGCCCGCGGCGCCCGCGCTTTCGGCACCGGGAGCGGCAGAAAAAAAAACTCTGAGCCCGGCTGAATCCGAGCCCGGCGACCCGGCCGAGGACGCCCGTAAGGCCGAAGAAGCCCGTAAGGCCGAGGAAGCGCGAAAGGCCGAAGAAGCCCGTAAGGCCGAAGAAGCCCGTAAGGCCGAGGAAGCCCGCAAGGCGGAAGAAGCCCGTAAGGCTGAAGAAGCCCGTAAGGCGGAAGAAGCGCGAAAGGCCGAGGAAGAGCGAAAGGCCGAAGAAGCGCGTAAGGCGGAAGAAGCGCGAAAGGCTGAAGAGGCTCGTAAGGCTGAAGAAGCCCGTAAGGCTGAAGAGGCTCGTAAGGCCGAGGAGGCGCGAAAGGCCCAAGAGGCGGCGCGGGCATCGGCGCCGACGACGGACGCCGAGGGCTGGTCGGTGGACGGCTACGAAGCGCTGATGCGTCCCGAGGATGAGGCGTCGTTTGAGGAGCCCGCACCTTCTCCCGAGCCCGCACCTTCTCCCGAGCTAGCCGCGCCTCCCGAGCCCGCACCTACTCCCGAGCTAGCCGCGCCTCCCGAGCCCGCACCTTCTCCCGAGCTAGCCGCGCCTCCCGAGCCTGCACCTTCTCCCGAGCCTGCACCTTCTCCCGAGCCTGCACCTGCTCCCGAGCCTGCACCTTCTCCCGAGCCTGCACCTGCTCCCGAGCTGGCGGCGCCGGAGCCTTCGGACGCGGACACCGCTGTGGCCGAGGCGCCCCGGCCGCCGAAGTCCCGGGTTCCCGTGCCCCTGGCCCGGGTCGACCTCTCGGAGATCGCGGTGCCCGATGTCTCCGGGCTGGAGTCGGCCCGGGATCGCTGGAAGGCGGTGGTGGAGTTTCTGCGCAAGGGCAACGCCCCGGTGGCCGCGGCCTGCGAATACGCCTATGTGCAGCGCTTTGACGAGGGGCAGGTCCATCTGAGCTTTACCCAGAAGTTTGTCGACATCGCCCAGGAAGACGCCCGCAAGGCGGCGATCGAGACGGCGGTGGCGCGCATCTTCGGGGCGAGCTGGAAGGTGATCATCGAGAGGATCGAGGCCGAGGCGACCGCCGGGGTCACGAACCTGGCCGAGGAGCGCGAAGAGGATATCCGCCGCCGGCGCGCCGCGCTGGTCGAAGACGTGCGCACCGACCCGGTGGTGGCTCAGGCCCAGTCGCTCTTCGGGGCCTCGGATGTGCGGGTGAGTGTGAAGCTCTTTGATGAATGA
- a CDS encoding phospholipase D-like domain-containing protein has protein sequence MMTRGMASVARTLVLAALALAAAACGLDDPGDLETLETPSVEVFFNSPGYTRGSEFNRKPSEFITERIDAARVSVDAAVYGFNKQNIVDALVRAHYRGVRVRLVADAGEYSRGSYGYDIMEQHKVPIQTGNQFHIMHDKFFVVDNRFVFVGTGNISNSEFTRNNNNWVWFDNVEHAELYTAEFEQMFDGRFSAAKHPTTLPNVFQIGDTEVEVLFSPQDDAMGKILEELKNVESSIYFTIFAFTKDQVASEFIARHKEFERFNAENGFDDLSPLERPKGVVGVLDRSQLHGNGQYHQGYRLAANGIPMRLDGNENSRLPGDYQAGGGRLHAKTMILDAGTPNARVITGSFNWSSAATISNDEILIVLRGERITNQYLEEFHNIWRNGKDISTAMCNLMVNNDELRCDDEVQPGDVVFSEVHFDGWNGERDPSDHNCGGGSDLDCRRRVTNDQFIELYNTTDKPINLSMWTLSNGQDVTMGFTPGTVIDPGEYFLVLDHNTVPLSERDPQRGEHAFTNPDFVLNTANDPRFRRLNLKAASMQLELRNTRQVVVDRAGDGSPAYFGGRQGDTNYSMERIIDSNGSVGAGDQRGSWKQCSATEGGVNVNEAFRSFIFATPGEANSP, from the coding sequence ATGATGACCCGAGGTATGGCAAGCGTGGCGCGGACTCTGGTGCTGGCGGCGCTGGCGCTGGCCGCCGCGGCCTGCGGACTCGACGATCCGGGCGATCTCGAAACTCTGGAGACCCCCAGCGTCGAGGTCTTCTTCAACTCGCCGGGATATACCCGGGGGAGTGAGTTCAACCGCAAGCCCAGCGAATTCATCACCGAGCGCATCGACGCGGCGCGGGTCTCGGTGGATGCGGCGGTGTACGGCTTTAACAAGCAGAACATCGTCGATGCCCTGGTGCGAGCCCACTACCGCGGGGTGCGCGTGCGCCTGGTGGCCGACGCTGGCGAGTACAGCCGCGGGTCCTACGGCTACGACATTATGGAGCAGCACAAGGTGCCGATTCAGACCGGCAACCAGTTCCATATCATGCACGACAAGTTCTTCGTGGTGGACAACCGCTTTGTGTTTGTCGGGACCGGGAACATCTCCAACTCCGAGTTCACCCGCAACAACAACAACTGGGTGTGGTTCGATAACGTCGAGCATGCCGAACTCTATACCGCGGAGTTCGAGCAAATGTTTGACGGACGCTTCTCGGCGGCCAAGCACCCGACCACGCTCCCCAACGTCTTCCAGATCGGGGATACCGAGGTCGAAGTGCTCTTCTCGCCACAGGACGACGCGATGGGCAAGATCCTGGAAGAACTCAAGAATGTGGAGAGCTCGATCTACTTCACGATCTTTGCGTTCACCAAAGACCAGGTCGCCAGCGAGTTCATCGCCCGTCATAAAGAGTTTGAGCGTTTCAACGCCGAAAATGGCTTCGATGATCTCTCCCCGCTGGAGCGCCCCAAGGGCGTGGTAGGCGTGCTGGACCGCTCGCAGCTGCACGGTAACGGGCAGTACCACCAGGGCTACCGCCTGGCCGCCAACGGCATCCCGATGCGGCTGGATGGCAACGAGAACTCCCGTCTCCCCGGCGACTACCAGGCCGGCGGTGGCCGTCTGCACGCCAAGACGATGATTCTGGATGCCGGCACCCCCAACGCCCGGGTGATCACCGGGAGCTTTAACTGGTCCTCGGCCGCCACGATCTCCAACGATGAGATCCTGATCGTGCTGCGTGGCGAGCGCATCACCAACCAGTACCTGGAGGAGTTCCACAACATCTGGCGCAACGGCAAAGACATCTCCACGGCCATGTGCAACCTGATGGTCAACAACGATGAGCTGCGCTGCGATGATGAGGTTCAGCCCGGTGATGTGGTCTTCAGTGAGGTGCACTTCGACGGCTGGAACGGGGAGCGCGATCCCTCCGACCACAACTGCGGCGGCGGAAGCGATCTAGACTGCCGTCGTCGGGTGACCAACGACCAGTTTATCGAGCTCTACAACACCACCGATAAGCCGATTAACCTCTCGATGTGGACGTTGAGCAACGGTCAGGATGTCACCATGGGCTTTACGCCCGGCACCGTGATCGATCCCGGGGAGTACTTCCTGGTGCTCGACCACAACACGGTGCCCCTCTCCGAGCGCGATCCCCAGCGTGGCGAGCACGCCTTTACCAACCCGGACTTCGTGCTCAACACGGCCAACGACCCGCGTTTCCGTCGTCTGAACCTCAAGGCCGCGTCGATGCAGCTGGAGCTGCGCAATACGCGGCAGGTGGTCGTGGACCGCGCCGGCGATGGCAGCCCGGCGTACTTCGGCGGGCGCCAGGGCGATACCAACTACTCGATGGAGCGCATCATCGACAGCAATGGTTCGGTGGGCGCCGGCGATCAGCGAGGCAGCTGGAAGCAGTGCTCGGCCACCGAAGGTGGTGTCAACGTCAATGAAGCGTTCCGCAGCTTCATCTTCGCCACCCCTGGTGAGGCCAACTCTCCCTGA
- a CDS encoding lamin tail domain-containing protein, whose amino-acid sequence MRARWLTAGLLVAAAAGCVDTSDPGASSEQVLYRWETDGEPTTGERGNMLVNEINWAGSVSDDKSYDPDDVFIELLNKNPRPVNVSGWNLEIGGDYSRSFRLPQMEEPIQPNDFFVIAAKADGAFGAEADVILEGLKLGKRAVYVNLRDADRRLMDSGGSREEYIFAGSYDLVTTRSMERTQVLFGNRGNQDRAWTSNIDDVMGTGGERKIAQGWRTYTMASPGQANSADYTGSNTSGGFE is encoded by the coding sequence ATGAGAGCGCGATGGTTAACAGCGGGGCTGCTGGTGGCAGCCGCCGCAGGGTGTGTAGACACCTCCGACCCGGGGGCCTCCTCCGAGCAGGTGCTCTACCGCTGGGAGACCGATGGCGAGCCGACCACCGGTGAGCGCGGCAACATGTTGGTCAACGAGATCAACTGGGCCGGGAGCGTCTCCGACGATAAGTCCTACGACCCGGACGACGTCTTTATTGAGCTGCTCAACAAGAACCCCCGGCCGGTCAATGTCTCGGGCTGGAACCTGGAGATCGGCGGCGATTACTCGCGCAGCTTCCGTCTGCCGCAGATGGAAGAGCCGATTCAGCCTAACGATTTCTTTGTGATCGCGGCCAAAGCCGACGGCGCCTTTGGGGCCGAGGCGGATGTGATCCTCGAAGGGCTGAAGCTGGGTAAGCGCGCGGTGTACGTGAACCTGCGCGACGCTGACCGCCGCCTGATGGATTCGGGTGGCTCCCGCGAGGAGTACATCTTTGCCGGGAGCTACGACCTGGTGACGACGCGCTCGATGGAGCGCACCCAGGTGCTCTTTGGCAACCGCGGCAACCAGGACCGGGCCTGGACCTCGAACATCGATGATGTGATGGGCACCGGCGGCGAGCGCAAGATCGCCCAGGGTTGGCGCACCTACACGATGGCCAGTCCGGGGCAGGCCAACAGCGCCGACTACACCGGCAGCAACACCAGCGGGGGCTTTGAGTGA
- the larC gene encoding nickel pincer cofactor biosynthesis protein LarC, producing MTTHLHLDLLGGLAGDMFLAAAIDAGLVDVARLEAALGTLGLGAVRVHQERVVRGAIEGVHVRFEGWDPAMESDHRHLSTIEAMIAESGLSAGVKARATEMFRTLGRAEATVHGIELERVHFHEVGAVDSILDFVAAAWVMEEVDATYSFGAIPAGSGTIETAHGTIPVPAPATAKLLEGFEITHRDVATEFVTPTGAAILATVASRPGTRQGRLKASGFGCGTRDFGSHSNVVRLVVLEQGASPAGEPWERDEVVQLVCEIDDLQPELMASVEATLFEAGALDVVREPVLMKKGRHGERLSVLCEAGRQEALLKAIFVHTTTFGVRVLPMARVKLRRTRCEVSTAFGEVHVKVGWLGNEAIKATPEYEECRALAEQHGVSVHRVYLAAQEAGRALLEAENA from the coding sequence ATGACGACGCATCTTCACCTGGACCTTTTGGGCGGGTTGGCCGGCGATATGTTTCTGGCGGCCGCCATCGACGCGGGCCTCGTGGATGTCGCTCGCCTGGAGGCGGCGCTGGGCACCCTGGGGCTGGGCGCGGTGCGCGTGCATCAGGAGCGCGTGGTGCGCGGCGCCATCGAGGGCGTGCACGTGCGCTTTGAGGGCTGGGACCCGGCGATGGAGAGCGATCACCGCCACTTAAGCACCATCGAGGCGATGATCGCCGAGAGCGGCCTGAGCGCCGGGGTGAAGGCGCGCGCCACCGAGATGTTTCGCACGCTCGGGCGCGCCGAGGCCACGGTGCACGGCATCGAGCTGGAGCGGGTGCACTTCCATGAAGTGGGGGCGGTTGACTCGATCCTCGATTTTGTGGCGGCCGCCTGGGTGATGGAGGAGGTCGACGCGACTTACTCTTTTGGGGCGATCCCGGCGGGCAGCGGCACCATCGAGACCGCTCACGGCACGATCCCGGTGCCGGCGCCGGCGACGGCCAAACTTCTGGAGGGGTTTGAGATCACCCACCGGGACGTGGCCACCGAGTTTGTGACCCCGACCGGAGCGGCGATTCTGGCGACGGTGGCCTCGCGGCCCGGCACGCGGCAGGGGCGGCTTAAAGCCAGCGGGTTTGGCTGTGGCACCCGCGATTTCGGCTCGCACTCCAACGTGGTGCGCCTGGTGGTCCTGGAGCAGGGCGCGTCGCCGGCCGGTGAGCCCTGGGAGCGCGACGAGGTCGTGCAGCTGGTCTGCGAGATCGACGACCTTCAGCCCGAGCTGATGGCGTCGGTGGAGGCCACGCTCTTTGAGGCCGGCGCGCTCGACGTGGTGCGGGAGCCGGTGCTGATGAAGAAGGGCCGTCATGGCGAGCGCCTCTCGGTGCTGTGCGAGGCCGGGCGCCAGGAGGCGCTCCTGAAGGCGATCTTCGTGCACACCACGACCTTCGGGGTGCGGGTGCTGCCGATGGCCCGGGTCAAGCTGCGCCGCACTCGCTGCGAGGTCTCCACCGCTTTTGGTGAGGTGCACGTGAAGGTGGGCTGGCTCGGCAACGAGGCGATCAAGGCGACTCCCGAGTACGAAGAGTGTCGGGCCCTGGCCGAGCAGCACGGGGTCTCGGTGCACCGGGTGTACCTGGCAGCCCAGGAGGCCGGCCGCGCGCTGCTAGAGGCCGAAAACGCCTGA
- the larB gene encoding nickel pincer cofactor biosynthesis protein LarB → MSEVVRELLRAYRDGEVAEDEVVDRLVQHPFEEHLIGRFDHMREARTGIPEAILAEGKDPVAVAAIVERYAREGRQLIATRVTEPVLRALEPQLGGLQHYKVARIVSTLPAQIEEARAEVCVISAGALDRPVAEEVAVTSRLLGNPTREIFDVGVAGLNRLMGELQTIEKSGILVVVAGMDGALPSVIGGLASQPVIAVPTSVGYGASFKGVAALLTMLNACSPGTGVMNIDNGFGAAVLATKINQFGMRRIQSMREQS, encoded by the coding sequence ATGAGCGAGGTGGTACGAGAGCTTCTGCGAGCCTACCGCGATGGTGAGGTCGCTGAAGACGAGGTGGTCGATCGACTGGTGCAACATCCTTTCGAGGAGCACCTCATCGGGCGTTTTGATCACATGCGCGAGGCACGCACCGGGATTCCGGAGGCGATTTTAGCCGAGGGTAAAGATCCGGTGGCCGTGGCCGCGATCGTGGAACGCTACGCCCGGGAGGGCCGTCAGCTGATCGCCACGCGCGTGACCGAACCGGTGTTGCGCGCGCTGGAGCCGCAGCTGGGAGGATTGCAGCATTATAAGGTAGCGCGCATCGTCTCGACCCTGCCGGCGCAGATCGAGGAGGCCCGCGCCGAGGTCTGCGTGATCAGCGCCGGGGCGCTGGATCGACCGGTGGCCGAAGAGGTCGCCGTGACCAGTCGCCTGCTGGGCAACCCCACCCGGGAGATCTTTGATGTGGGCGTGGCCGGGCTCAATCGCCTGATGGGCGAGCTTCAGACCATTGAGAAGAGCGGCATTCTGGTGGTGGTCGCCGGCATGGACGGCGCGCTGCCCAGCGTGATCGGGGGGCTGGCCTCCCAGCCGGTGATCGCGGTGCCCACCAGCGTGGGATACGGGGCTAGTTTTAAGGGGGTGGCCGCGCTTCTGACCATGCTCAACGCGTGTTCGCCGGGGACCGGCGTGATGAACATCGACAATGGATTCGGGGCCGCGGTGCTGGCCACCAAGATCAATCAATTCGGGATGCGACGCATCCAGAGCATGAGGGAGCAGTCATGA
- the larE gene encoding ATP-dependent sacrificial sulfur transferase LarE, which translates to MREQESTYRLSPELAARRAAIEAEMAELGQLVVAFSGGVDSAVVAALATGVLGERAMAVTAVSETLAGRELEEARELAAEIGIRHELIEFSELDDERFRENTPSRCFFCQSMRFDEIAKIAASLDCEMLASGTNASDLGDHRPGLKAMAARKVYQPLLAHGVHKDEVRELARALGLSVWDKPAKACLSSRIPHGLEVTRERLRRVERAEEVLHALEFRQFRVRAHGELARVEIAADELARALEPGALQRIATGVRQAGFEEVTLDLMGFRSGSLNPVKERNR; encoded by the coding sequence ATGCGTGAGCAGGAATCGACCTACCGGCTCTCGCCAGAGCTGGCCGCCCGGCGCGCGGCGATCGAGGCTGAGATGGCCGAGCTCGGGCAGCTGGTGGTGGCGTTTAGCGGCGGGGTGGACTCGGCGGTGGTCGCCGCGCTGGCCACCGGGGTGCTTGGTGAGCGGGCGATGGCGGTGACGGCGGTCAGCGAGACGCTGGCCGGTCGCGAGCTGGAGGAGGCCCGGGAGCTTGCCGCCGAGATCGGGATTCGCCACGAGCTGATCGAGTTCAGCGAGCTCGACGACGAGCGTTTTCGGGAGAACACGCCCTCGCGCTGCTTCTTCTGTCAGTCGATGCGCTTTGATGAGATCGCCAAGATCGCCGCCTCGCTCGATTGTGAGATGCTGGCCTCGGGGACCAACGCCTCCGACCTGGGGGATCATCGCCCCGGGCTCAAGGCGATGGCCGCGCGCAAGGTCTACCAGCCCTTGCTCGCCCACGGGGTGCATAAGGACGAGGTGCGCGAGCTGGCCCGGGCGCTCGGATTGAGCGTGTGGGATAAGCCGGCCAAGGCCTGCCTCTCGTCGCGGATTCCGCACGGCCTGGAGGTGACCCGCGAGCGTCTACGCCGCGTGGAGCGGGCCGAGGAGGTGTTGCACGCGCTGGAGTTTCGGCAGTTTCGGGTGCGGGCGCACGGGGAGCTGGCCCGGGTGGAGATCGCCGCCGACGAGCTGGCGCGCGCGCTGGAGCCCGGGGCCTTGCAGCGCATCGCCACCGGGGTGCGTCAGGCCGGCTTTGAAGAGGTAACCCTGGATTTGATGGGCTTCCGATCCGGGAGTCTCAACCCTGTGAAGGAGCGCAACAGATGA
- a CDS encoding DUF4920 domain-containing protein, which translates to MRPLLLLLILLLASPLACDSSEPTATEGQPEASAEAAEEGEGATAEAAPEVTDGPADDQAQAKQELPGDLEPGETRHFGAPFTLESEPLPLDQALTSAPEGPIKVSAKIEQVCKKKGCWFTLTTDQVEEPVRVRMKDYGFFVSRNSDGADVIVEGTLQATVISEEMAQHYAEDQAEATGEPAEKVEGEQKNYEFTATGIEISQPKA; encoded by the coding sequence ATGCGGCCTCTTCTCCTCCTGCTGATCCTCTTGCTCGCCAGCCCCCTGGCCTGCGACTCCTCCGAACCCACCGCCACCGAAGGCCAACCCGAGGCCAGCGCCGAAGCGGCCGAGGAAGGCGAAGGCGCCACCGCCGAAGCCGCGCCCGAAGTCACCGATGGCCCGGCCGACGATCAGGCCCAGGCCAAACAAGAGCTCCCCGGCGATCTGGAGCCCGGAGAGACGCGCCACTTTGGCGCCCCCTTCACCCTGGAGAGCGAGCCCCTGCCCCTGGACCAGGCCCTGACCTCGGCCCCGGAAGGCCCGATCAAGGTCAGCGCCAAGATCGAGCAGGTCTGCAAGAAAAAGGGCTGCTGGTTCACCCTGACCACCGACCAGGTCGAGGAGCCGGTGCGCGTGCGCATGAAGGACTACGGCTTCTTTGTCTCGCGTAACTCCGACGGCGCCGACGTCATCGTCGAAGGCACCCTCCAGGCCACCGTCATCAGCGAAGAGATGGCCCAGCACTACGCCGAAGATCAGGCCGAAGCCACTGGCGAGCCGGCCGAGAAGGTCGAGGGCGAACAGAAGAACTACGAGTTCACCGCCACCGGCATTGAGATCAGCCAGCCGAAGGCCTGA
- a CDS encoding DUF4398 domain-containing protein produces MIPLRSDALIACLRRARPLVLMAGAAALLVGCGPVQATSRISQAEVALERARVADANIHAPYEYTSASHYLYKAKEEWGYSQFEAAYDYATQARRAAETALINAREAPWPGHPVLGREKTPPPAAEAPAEVTDAE; encoded by the coding sequence ATGATCCCACTTCGATCTGATGCGCTCATCGCCTGCCTGCGGCGAGCACGCCCTCTGGTTCTGATGGCCGGCGCGGCCGCGCTGCTTGTGGGTTGTGGACCTGTCCAGGCGACCAGCCGCATCAGCCAGGCGGAAGTTGCCCTGGAACGCGCGCGGGTGGCCGACGCCAACATTCACGCGCCCTACGAGTACACCAGCGCTTCCCACTACCTCTACAAAGCCAAAGAAGAGTGGGGTTACTCGCAATTTGAGGCCGCCTACGACTACGCCACCCAGGCGCGGCGAGCGGCGGAAACGGCGCTGATCAACGCGCGCGAGGCGCCCTGGCCCGGACATCCGGTGCTGGGTCGCGAAAAAACGCCTCCACCGGCGGCAGAAGCGCCGGCCGAAGTAACTGACGCTGAATAA